In Niallia sp. FSL W8-0635, one genomic interval encodes:
- the pepF gene encoding oligoendopeptidase F, with translation MNKEMEKTLYRSEVPLEHTWDLRDLFETEEEWKEEIASIEKDIPTVTQFKGQFHQNASILLACLKARDALSERLSRAITYANLNQSTDGSNPVYQENDAIVSSLYAKVGSNLSFIDSEILTLSNDKINTYMQDVEELQVFSKTLNDLMEAKPHMLTPETEEVLAAFGEIHGSPYMIYQRSKTSDMEFSAFVTDNGTEYPLTFNSFEKYEESSDKELRRKAYDAFTEGLNRYKNTYAATYGTEVKKQVIESRLRKFESVTDMLLQEQQVTKEMYHNQLDTILTELAPHMQRYAKLKERVLGLEKIHYCDLKAPLDTTYDPEITYEEASKLILEALDVMGPEYMEIMEKGLKDRWVDLADNHGKRSGAFCSSPYGAHPYILMTWHNSMRNTFTLAHELGHAGHFALAGRNQIISNTRPSRYFVEAPSTMNEMLLSKHIIKKSTNAQIRRWVILQSLGTYYHNFVTHILEGALQRRIYDLAEQGTPITAKVLYEQNIEVLQSFWGDSVEIDEGAGLTWMRQPHYYMGLYPYTYSAGLTASTAVSQMIEEEGQPAVDRWLTVLKAGGTLKPFDLMKLANVDMSTPEPIQKAVAYVGSLIDELEASY, from the coding sequence ATGAATAAAGAGATGGAAAAAACGCTTTACCGTTCAGAAGTTCCATTGGAGCATACTTGGGACCTACGCGATTTATTTGAAACAGAAGAAGAATGGAAAGAAGAGATAGCATCTATTGAAAAGGATATTCCTACGGTTACTCAATTTAAAGGGCAGTTTCATCAGAATGCCTCCATTTTATTGGCATGCTTGAAAGCAAGAGATGCACTAAGTGAAAGACTATCGAGAGCCATCACATACGCCAATCTAAATCAATCTACAGATGGATCGAATCCTGTTTACCAAGAAAACGATGCTATTGTTTCTTCCCTTTATGCAAAAGTAGGTTCCAATCTTTCCTTTATTGATTCTGAAATCCTTACGCTATCAAACGATAAAATAAATACATACATGCAAGATGTAGAAGAATTACAGGTATTCTCCAAAACACTAAATGACTTAATGGAAGCAAAACCTCATATGTTAACACCAGAAACAGAAGAAGTATTAGCAGCCTTTGGTGAAATCCATGGTTCTCCTTACATGATTTATCAAAGAAGTAAAACATCGGATATGGAATTTTCTGCTTTTGTTACAGATAACGGGACTGAATATCCTTTAACATTCAATTCCTTTGAGAAGTACGAAGAGTCCTCTGATAAAGAGCTTAGAAGAAAAGCATACGATGCTTTTACCGAAGGACTAAATCGATATAAAAATACGTATGCAGCTACCTATGGAACAGAGGTAAAAAAACAAGTAATCGAATCTCGTCTTCGTAAATTCGAATCTGTAACCGATATGCTTTTACAAGAACAACAAGTAACAAAAGAAATGTACCATAATCAACTGGACACCATTCTCACGGAATTAGCGCCACATATGCAGAGATATGCCAAGTTAAAAGAACGAGTTTTAGGTTTAGAGAAAATCCATTATTGTGATTTAAAGGCACCACTTGATACAACCTATGACCCTGAAATAACGTATGAAGAAGCGTCCAAGCTTATTCTAGAAGCACTTGATGTCATGGGTCCGGAGTATATGGAGATAATGGAAAAAGGCTTAAAGGACCGTTGGGTAGACTTAGCTGATAACCATGGAAAACGTTCAGGTGCATTCTGCTCTAGCCCGTATGGAGCCCATCCATATATTTTAATGACATGGCATAATTCCATGCGAAATACATTTACACTAGCCCATGAACTTGGACATGCAGGACATTTCGCTCTAGCGGGAAGAAATCAAATCATCTCTAATACTCGACCATCTCGTTACTTTGTCGAGGCACCATCTACTATGAATGAAATGCTCTTGAGCAAGCATATAATTAAAAAATCTACTAATGCGCAAATAAGAAGATGGGTAATCCTTCAATCTTTAGGAACGTATTATCATAATTTTGTTACCCATATTTTAGAAGGTGCATTACAAAGAAGGATTTATGATTTGGCAGAGCAAGGAACTCCAATCACAGCTAAAGTTTTGTATGAGCAAAACATCGAGGTCTTACAATCATTCTGGGGAGATAGTGTAGAAATAGACGAAGGTGCTGGGCTAACATGGATGCGCCAACCACATTATTATATGGGACTTTATCCATATACATACTCCGCGGGACTAACAGCATCCACTGCTGTCTCTCAAATGATTGAAGAGGAAGGACAGCCTGCAGTGGATCGATGGCTAACCGTTCTAAAAGCTGGCGGCACATTAAAACCATTTGATCTAATGAAACTAGCAAATGTCGATATGTCCACACCAGAGCCAATCCAAAAAGCAGTAGCTTATGTTGGAAGTTTAATAGATGAACTAGAAGCTAGTTATTGA
- a CDS encoding VanZ family protein yields MFLKFSRKKRFYLLFFICAAAMLVIFIFSHMPYQEQDIKPFLRDKVDLSNVPLPSISFEYDGQLVSSDADPYGFIEFLFRKAGHVIGYCLLSLLLFVTLIHTNLRRRWVYVLSGALALLYALSDEWHQSFVPGRTGHWQDAIIIDGIGVLLGLLVGYIGTVLWKGAKGRFY; encoded by the coding sequence TTGTTCTTGAAATTTTCCCGTAAAAAAAGATTTTATCTATTATTTTTTATTTGTGCAGCTGCCATGCTCGTTATCTTTATTTTCTCGCATATGCCATATCAGGAACAAGATATTAAGCCATTCTTGCGAGATAAGGTGGATCTTTCTAATGTCCCTTTACCATCTATTAGTTTTGAATACGATGGACAGCTTGTTTCTTCCGATGCAGATCCCTATGGATTTATAGAATTCTTATTCCGCAAAGCCGGACACGTTATCGGCTATTGTCTATTAAGCCTTCTTCTTTTTGTAACACTTATCCATACAAACTTGAGACGAAGATGGGTATACGTATTAAGCGGTGCCCTAGCACTTCTCTATGCTCTATCTGACGAATGGCACCAAAGCTTTGTACCAGGGAGAACTGGCCATTGGCAAGACGCAATTATTATTGATGGAATCGGAGTATTACTAGGTTTACTTGTTGGATACATAGGGACAGTTCTTTGGAAGGGAGCAAAGGGACGGTTCTACTGA
- a CDS encoding GNAT family N-acetyltransferase encodes MYQEKELTLRPIKEEDLYRLWTLAFKEEAPEWKKWDAPYYAHKAIGYEEFLSKKERYLEKDDYWAIVVEEELIGTVGYYWEHEPSHWLEMGIVIYDPNYWSGGYGTRVIKLWIDHLFTKMPLVRVGYTTWSGNERMIKVGEKLGMTMEGRMRKCRYYNGVYYDSIRMGILREEWESQENGTKIK; translated from the coding sequence TTGTATCAAGAGAAAGAATTGACATTAAGACCAATTAAAGAGGAAGATCTCTATCGTCTCTGGACGCTGGCATTCAAAGAGGAAGCACCAGAATGGAAGAAATGGGATGCGCCGTATTATGCGCATAAAGCGATAGGTTACGAAGAGTTCTTGTCAAAAAAGGAACGCTACCTAGAAAAAGACGATTACTGGGCAATTGTTGTAGAAGAAGAACTGATTGGAACGGTCGGTTATTATTGGGAACATGAGCCATCCCATTGGTTAGAGATGGGGATTGTCATTTATGATCCAAATTATTGGAGCGGTGGATATGGAACGAGAGTAATAAAGCTTTGGATTGATCATTTGTTTACAAAAATGCCATTAGTTCGCGTAGGATACACAACGTGGTCAGGTAATGAGCGAATGATAAAGGTTGGAGAAAAGCTCGGTATGACGATGGAAGGACGAATGAGAAAATGCCGTTACTATAACGGTGTATATTATGATTCTATTCGGATGGGGATTTTAAGAGAAGAATGGGAATCTCAAGAGAATGGGACGAAAATCAAATAA